The Salinibacterium sp. M195 genome includes a window with the following:
- a CDS encoding branched-chain amino acid ABC transporter permease, with amino-acid sequence MKSLTNLSQRTWWIVGGVLVAFAAVLPLLNISIPGVLPGATYTPGTLQLLALALLFASLALSYHLLFGTAGMLSFGHALYFALGAYGLGIVLQQTELTLIPALGLTLAVVIAAAYLLGSLSLRVTGISFAMVTLAFAQAGNVLVRRNPALTGGEEGLRLDTEHIPDFFIGVINTRNLYWLALGLLVVVFVVVAWFENSRAGHAVTATRENELRVRVLGLRPFGVKLMAFVIASVLASLVGMVHLLLQSGTTPRATSADFTLTILVIVVLGGVGSRWGAIIGGIIYTLLDQRLTALAGSDAIADLPAILRIPLSEPLFILGTLFILVVLFLPGGIAGAARRLGTGTNATPLARKQLEEAE; translated from the coding sequence ATGAAGTCGCTCACGAACCTCAGCCAGCGCACGTGGTGGATTGTTGGCGGCGTCTTGGTGGCGTTTGCTGCCGTTCTCCCGCTGCTGAATATCTCGATCCCTGGCGTATTGCCCGGCGCTACGTACACTCCAGGCACTTTGCAGTTGCTGGCACTCGCCTTGCTCTTCGCGTCGTTGGCGTTGAGCTATCACCTGCTGTTTGGTACCGCCGGGATGCTGTCGTTCGGTCACGCGTTGTACTTCGCGCTCGGTGCTTACGGACTGGGCATTGTGTTGCAGCAGACCGAGCTCACGCTGATCCCGGCATTGGGGCTCACTCTCGCAGTGGTCATCGCCGCAGCTTATTTGCTCGGTTCCTTGAGTCTGAGGGTCACGGGAATCTCGTTCGCGATGGTGACGCTGGCGTTCGCTCAGGCTGGCAACGTGCTGGTGCGTCGCAATCCGGCTCTGACCGGCGGTGAGGAGGGGCTGCGTCTCGATACTGAGCACATTCCCGACTTCTTTATTGGCGTGATCAATACGCGCAATCTTTATTGGCTCGCGCTCGGACTGTTGGTTGTTGTGTTCGTGGTCGTAGCCTGGTTCGAGAACTCGCGTGCGGGTCATGCGGTTACGGCTACTCGAGAGAACGAGTTGCGCGTGCGCGTGCTTGGGCTGCGTCCCTTTGGCGTGAAGCTGATGGCGTTCGTAATTGCCTCAGTGCTGGCATCGCTGGTGGGAATGGTGCATTTGCTGTTGCAGAGCGGAACAACGCCGCGTGCTACATCCGCAGACTTCACCCTCACGATTTTGGTGATCGTGGTGCTCGGTGGTGTCGGATCTCGCTGGGGGGCGATCATCGGCGGGATCATCTACACGTTGCTGGATCAGCGGCTGACGGCGCTCGCGGGATCCGATGCGATTGCCGATCTTCCCGCAATTTTGCGGATTCCTCTCTCAGAACCGCTCTTTATCTTGGGCACGCTGTTTATCCTTGTGGTGTTGTTCCTTCCCGGAGGAATCGCTGGTGCAGCGCGGCGCCTAGGAACAGGCACCAACGCCACACCACTCGCGCGCAAGCAGCTTGAGGAGGCGGAATGA
- a CDS encoding branched-chain amino acid ABC transporter permease produces MSTIVLLLITGLGLGALYFLVASGLSLIYGLMGVLNFAHGSFLTLGAFAGWELARRMGGESWGTLIASLLLGMVVGALAAAATEFFLIRRLYNRHIEQVLVTVGLALATVALFDGIWGTDAIYVTAPPWLSQTTEILGARVPNDRFLLIGAAALVLIGIVAFLRYTRFGLVIRAGVENRSMVTALGIDVRKAFTVVFAIGGAAAGLGGVLASHYFGYVSPQLGGSLLIFAFIVTVIGGLGSLAGAAIASVAVAILQQFANYFWGGTGDLMVVLLLAVVLLVRPTGIMGKKA; encoded by the coding sequence ATGAGCACCATAGTTTTGTTGCTGATCACGGGGCTGGGGCTTGGTGCTCTCTACTTCTTGGTCGCATCCGGTCTGTCGCTGATTTATGGCCTCATGGGCGTGCTGAACTTTGCCCATGGTTCCTTTCTGACTCTCGGCGCTTTTGCCGGTTGGGAGTTGGCGAGGCGGATGGGCGGCGAAAGCTGGGGCACTCTGATTGCGTCTTTACTTCTCGGTATGGTCGTCGGTGCGCTTGCAGCCGCTGCCACGGAGTTTTTCCTCATCCGGCGCCTCTATAACCGGCATATCGAGCAAGTGCTGGTGACTGTCGGTTTGGCGCTCGCAACGGTGGCTCTGTTCGATGGCATCTGGGGCACCGACGCAATCTATGTCACCGCACCGCCGTGGTTGTCTCAGACCACCGAAATTTTGGGAGCTCGCGTTCCTAATGACCGCTTCCTGCTAATTGGTGCCGCAGCGCTTGTGCTCATCGGCATCGTCGCCTTCTTGCGGTACACGCGCTTCGGGCTCGTCATTCGGGCGGGGGTGGAGAACCGTTCGATGGTTACCGCCCTCGGTATCGATGTGCGCAAAGCCTTTACCGTCGTGTTCGCCATTGGTGGCGCTGCCGCTGGGCTGGGTGGCGTGCTTGCGTCTCACTACTTCGGTTACGTCTCGCCACAACTCGGGGGCTCCCTGCTGATCTTCGCGTTCATCGTTACGGTGATCGGTGGCCTGGGCTCTCTCGCCGGTGCGGCGATCGCATCGGTAGCCGTTGCGATCCTTCAGCAGTTCGCGAACTACTTCTGGGGCGGAACGGGTGACCTCATGGTCGTGCTGTTGCTCGCCGTGGTGCTCTTGGTTCGTCCGACCGGAATTATGGGGAAGAAAGCATGA
- a CDS encoding ABC transporter ATP-binding protein, giving the protein MTESTGVTPTVTDSILTVSDLNASIDGQQVVESVSFEMLPVGVTALLGRNGVGKTSTLRAILGLIERSGEVTIAGERVDREPTHRIVQRGVGYVPEDREVFASLTVAENLRLAERNSSPNRQLIEELFPDLTERSGQLAGTLSGGQQQMVSLARALVNENRVLLVDEPTKGLAPLIVMDVARALERAAATVPVLLVEQNLQVVRMLAQKVIVLEGGRVVYDGGAEELLGNEALTKELLGVA; this is encoded by the coding sequence ATGACTGAGTCGACCGGTGTTACGCCGACGGTGACGGATTCGATCCTGACGGTTTCTGATCTCAACGCCAGCATTGACGGCCAGCAGGTTGTTGAATCGGTGAGCTTCGAGATGCTTCCCGTAGGGGTGACGGCTCTCTTGGGCCGCAATGGCGTCGGAAAGACGAGCACGCTGCGGGCGATCCTGGGGCTCATCGAACGCTCGGGTGAGGTGACGATTGCGGGGGAGCGCGTTGACCGCGAACCTACGCACCGCATTGTGCAGCGCGGTGTCGGTTATGTCCCTGAAGACCGTGAGGTGTTCGCCTCGCTGACGGTCGCAGAAAATCTGCGCCTGGCGGAGCGCAACTCTTCACCGAACCGTCAGCTTATCGAAGAACTTTTTCCTGATCTCACTGAGCGTTCCGGCCAGTTGGCTGGCACTCTCTCGGGAGGCCAGCAGCAGATGGTGTCGCTGGCTCGCGCTCTCGTCAACGAGAACCGGGTGTTGCTCGTTGACGAGCCGACCAAGGGCCTCGCGCCGCTCATCGTGATGGATGTCGCGCGAGCACTCGAGCGCGCCGCCGCAACTGTGCCGGTGCTGTTGGTGGAACAGAACTTGCAGGTTGTGCGGATGCTCGCCCAGAAGGTGATTGTGCTCGAGGGTGGTCGCGTTGTTTATGACGGTGGTGCCGAAGAACTCTTGGGCAATGAAGCTCTGACGAAAGAATTGCTGGGGGTCGCATGA
- a CDS encoding ABC transporter ATP-binding protein codes for MSNQPVLTVEHLALTIGGAVIIDDVSLSIGQGEMLGVIGPNGAGKTTLFNLISGVMTPTTGAVTLEGRDVTNQTIDARARAGLGRTFQTSSLFPALSARENVRLAAQVKLGGATSVLRFPRSNDKATTIARARLDEVGLSHHSETVAGVLSHGDKRKLEIAMLLATDPSVILLDEPMAGVASGDVAGLTEVIRQVHQSGRTVLMVEHHMDVVLGLVDRVAVMHHGQLLACDTPDAVMADEAVQKAYLGAPL; via the coding sequence ATGTCGAACCAGCCCGTGCTCACGGTCGAGCACCTTGCACTCACGATCGGGGGTGCCGTCATCATCGATGACGTGTCACTCTCGATCGGCCAGGGTGAGATGCTCGGCGTGATCGGCCCGAATGGGGCCGGAAAAACCACGCTTTTCAATCTCATCTCTGGGGTGATGACTCCTACCACCGGAGCCGTCACTTTGGAGGGGCGTGATGTCACGAATCAGACCATTGATGCGCGGGCCCGGGCTGGGCTCGGCAGAACTTTTCAAACTTCCAGTCTCTTCCCGGCCCTGAGCGCGCGAGAGAATGTTCGGCTCGCTGCGCAAGTGAAATTGGGCGGCGCAACATCAGTACTGCGCTTTCCGCGGTCGAACGACAAAGCAACAACAATCGCTCGAGCCCGACTCGACGAGGTGGGTCTCAGCCATCACAGCGAGACGGTGGCCGGGGTTCTTTCCCACGGTGACAAACGCAAACTAGAAATCGCGATGCTTCTGGCCACTGACCCCAGCGTCATCCTTCTCGACGAGCCGATGGCCGGCGTCGCCTCTGGCGATGTTGCCGGGCTCACCGAAGTGATTCGCCAGGTTCATCAGTCGGGGCGCACGGTTCTCATGGTCGAACATCATATGGATGTCGTCCTCGGCCTGGTAGACCGCGTTGCGGTTATGCACCATGGCCAGTTACTCGCCTGCGACACCCCTGACGCTGTTATGGCAGACGAAGCGGTGCAGAAGGCTTATTTGGGAGCTCCACTATGA
- a CDS encoding substrate-binding domain-containing protein: MRVNKKYLAPALIATVALTLAGCAPSVDSGSGGDELAPVDISIITSQTGPLAAYGEAYLAGFDAGLDYATDGTGAVDGRELNIEITDDAGDADKAVTAAKDVIGQGQKIIIGTVSSGIALAIAEQAEQNKILYISGPAAADGITGVNDYTFRSGRQSYQDVATAGTFIGDPAGKSVLVFGQDTAFGQGNVAAATAVLGGQGAEVTSLLVPEDATEFTPFAQQIVDTQPDLVFVAWAGATSGAMWQALSQQGVFDSVPVATGLGDVSTYGAYGPASDKISFLNHYFGGATDNDANTAMVSYLEAEGKQADLFSPDGFVAAQMVVQAVREGGDDVDAMIAALEGWTFDSVKGEITVRAEDHAMIQPMFQVSLVADGDSWIPELIEAVDADAVTPPIAE; the protein is encoded by the coding sequence ATGCGGGTCAATAAAAAGTACCTCGCTCCGGCGTTAATTGCGACGGTTGCACTCACACTGGCAGGCTGTGCCCCCAGCGTTGATAGCGGATCCGGGGGAGATGAACTCGCCCCCGTTGATATCTCAATCATTACTTCTCAGACCGGCCCGCTCGCGGCGTACGGTGAGGCCTACCTCGCGGGCTTCGACGCCGGTCTCGACTACGCCACGGACGGCACAGGCGCCGTCGATGGCCGCGAGCTCAACATTGAGATCACGGATGATGCGGGAGACGCCGATAAGGCGGTTACCGCAGCGAAAGACGTGATCGGTCAAGGTCAGAAGATCATCATCGGTACCGTCTCCTCCGGAATCGCCCTAGCGATTGCCGAACAGGCCGAACAGAACAAGATTCTGTACATCTCCGGCCCCGCAGCGGCAGACGGCATCACCGGAGTGAACGACTACACCTTCCGTTCTGGTCGCCAGAGCTACCAAGACGTCGCGACTGCCGGAACTTTCATTGGCGATCCTGCCGGTAAGTCTGTTCTCGTCTTCGGTCAGGACACGGCATTCGGCCAGGGCAACGTTGCCGCTGCAACCGCCGTTCTTGGTGGGCAGGGCGCAGAAGTAACGAGCTTGCTCGTTCCGGAAGATGCAACAGAGTTCACCCCATTCGCTCAGCAGATCGTTGACACGCAACCAGACCTCGTGTTCGTTGCGTGGGCTGGAGCAACCTCCGGCGCAATGTGGCAGGCACTCAGCCAACAGGGCGTATTCGACAGCGTTCCCGTAGCTACCGGTCTTGGCGACGTCTCGACCTACGGTGCTTATGGCCCCGCGAGTGACAAGATCAGCTTCCTCAACCACTACTTCGGTGGTGCGACAGACAACGACGCCAACACGGCGATGGTGAGCTACCTCGAAGCAGAAGGCAAGCAGGCTGACCTGTTCTCTCCTGACGGTTTCGTTGCGGCTCAGATGGTTGTTCAGGCAGTACGTGAAGGTGGCGACGATGTTGATGCCATGATTGCGGCGCTCGAAGGCTGGACCTTCGATTCGGTCAAGGGCGAGATCACGGTTCGCGCCGAAGACCACGCCATGATCCAGCCGATGTTCCAGGTCTCGCTTGTCGCTGATGGCGACTCGTGGATTCCTGAGCTGATCGAGGCCGTCGATGCTGACGCCGTCACTCCGCCCATCGCAGAGTAA
- a CDS encoding acetyl-CoA C-acetyltransferase — MANTPAPNDVVILSATRTPQGKLRGQLGSLTAVELGAVALRAAVERSGVNVDDIDQVIFGQVIQAGAGQNPARQTSIAAGLAWKTPTVTVNKVCLSGLAAIVDAARLIRLGEANVVAAGGQESMTNAPHVLPGSRMGWAYGTVSALDSAAHDALTDAFDAESMGASTERHNGRLNIGRTEQDEIAAASHQRAAAAIEAGVFVDEIAPVTIPQRKGDDLVLDTDEGVRANTTVETLAGLRPAFDPAGTITAGNSSPLSDGASAVILASRAWAEEHGLTWLAVLDRSGHVAGPDNSLHSQPARAIAAALENAGWSASDLDFAEINEAFAAVSLRSTAELGLSHDIVNIHGGAIAIGHPVGASGARLVVHAAHELARRGSGRAAVALCGGGGQGDALLLTR, encoded by the coding sequence GTGGCCAACACCCCTGCACCCAACGATGTAGTAATCCTTTCCGCAACACGCACCCCACAAGGGAAACTGCGCGGACAACTCGGTTCCCTCACGGCCGTTGAGCTCGGCGCAGTCGCACTCCGCGCCGCCGTCGAGCGTTCAGGTGTGAACGTCGACGACATCGACCAGGTCATCTTCGGTCAAGTAATTCAGGCGGGCGCCGGTCAGAACCCTGCCAGGCAAACGTCCATCGCTGCCGGCCTCGCGTGGAAAACTCCCACCGTCACCGTGAACAAAGTCTGCCTGTCAGGACTTGCCGCAATTGTGGATGCTGCGCGCCTCATCCGACTCGGCGAAGCCAATGTTGTTGCTGCCGGTGGTCAAGAATCCATGACCAACGCACCGCACGTGCTGCCAGGGTCACGCATGGGATGGGCTTACGGCACTGTCTCTGCGCTCGACTCTGCCGCTCACGATGCGCTCACTGACGCGTTTGACGCCGAATCAATGGGCGCAAGCACCGAACGTCACAATGGTCGCCTGAACATCGGTCGCACCGAGCAAGACGAAATCGCCGCTGCGTCGCACCAGCGTGCAGCTGCCGCCATTGAGGCCGGCGTTTTCGTCGACGAAATCGCTCCCGTCACCATCCCCCAGCGCAAGGGGGATGATTTGGTGCTCGATACGGATGAGGGCGTGCGCGCCAACACCACCGTCGAGACCCTCGCTGGCCTTCGTCCCGCATTCGATCCTGCCGGAACCATCACTGCCGGAAACTCGTCGCCGCTGAGCGACGGCGCCTCGGCCGTTATCCTGGCCAGCCGCGCTTGGGCAGAAGAACACGGTCTCACCTGGCTCGCCGTTCTCGACCGCTCCGGCCACGTCGCCGGCCCTGATAACTCGTTGCACTCGCAACCCGCTCGCGCTATTGCGGCAGCACTGGAGAACGCTGGGTGGAGCGCAAGCGACCTCGACTTTGCCGAGATCAACGAAGCCTTCGCGGCCGTAAGCCTCCGCTCAACGGCGGAACTTGGGCTCAGCCACGACATCGTGAACATTCACGGTGGAGCGATCGCAATCGGGCACCCCGTTGGGGCATCCGGAGCGCGACTAGTCGTGCACGCCGCCCACGAGCTCGCACGCCGCGGCTCAGGCCGCGCTGCCGTAGCCCTGTGCGGTGGCGGCGGGCAGGGCGACGCGCTTCTCCTGACGCGCTAG
- a CDS encoding RIP metalloprotease, with the protein MENVLLYILGILVVVVGLAVSIGLHEIGHLLPAKLFGVRVSQYMIGFGPTIFSRKRGETEYGFKAIPLGGYIAMAGMYPPSKVNAGSRSSTTGIFQTLVQDARTASADTLVDVDESRAFYNLPVFKRVIIMLGGPVMNLLIAIVMFAVLLMGFGSAQTTTTISSVSECVLPATADRQTCESTDPEAPGFAAGMLPGDRLVSMDGEPVETWAEATEYIRAAAGAELTVVVERDGAEVTLLTEPLLTERYVFDDRGQIAEDAAGEPLTEEYGFLGIGSAVENVRQPVTAVLPAVGDNVVAVGNVILHLPQRMVDVATAAFGPGERDPNGPIGVVGVGRIAGEIASLDSAPVADRVATLIGLIGSLNVALFVFNLVPLMPLDGGHVLGALYEGVRRFFAKLFGKPDPGPVDTAKVIPLTLVVVVLLGAMTLLLVYADIVKPISFF; encoded by the coding sequence GTGGAAAACGTGCTCTTGTATATTCTCGGCATCCTGGTTGTTGTCGTCGGGCTTGCTGTCTCAATAGGCCTGCACGAGATAGGCCATCTATTGCCGGCGAAGCTCTTTGGTGTGCGCGTAAGCCAGTACATGATCGGATTTGGACCGACGATTTTCTCGCGTAAGCGCGGCGAGACGGAGTATGGGTTCAAGGCGATCCCCTTGGGCGGCTACATTGCGATGGCGGGAATGTACCCTCCGAGCAAAGTGAATGCGGGAAGCCGCAGCTCCACGACAGGCATATTCCAGACTTTGGTTCAGGATGCCCGCACCGCAAGTGCAGACACGTTGGTTGATGTCGACGAGTCGCGGGCTTTCTATAATTTGCCGGTCTTCAAGCGCGTCATCATCATGCTCGGTGGTCCGGTGATGAACCTTCTTATTGCCATCGTGATGTTCGCGGTTCTCCTGATGGGTTTCGGGTCTGCTCAGACCACGACGACGATTAGTAGTGTCTCGGAGTGTGTCCTGCCAGCAACGGCCGATCGTCAAACCTGCGAGAGCACTGATCCTGAAGCGCCAGGCTTTGCCGCGGGGATGCTTCCTGGCGATCGATTGGTGTCGATGGATGGCGAGCCTGTAGAGACCTGGGCTGAAGCGACCGAGTACATTCGCGCGGCTGCGGGCGCAGAATTAACCGTCGTCGTAGAGCGAGATGGTGCCGAAGTTACGCTGCTGACCGAGCCCTTGCTCACCGAACGCTATGTTTTCGACGATCGCGGCCAAATTGCCGAGGATGCTGCTGGCGAACCTCTGACTGAAGAGTACGGTTTCTTGGGAATTGGCTCGGCAGTGGAGAATGTTCGACAGCCGGTGACTGCGGTTCTGCCTGCTGTTGGTGACAACGTTGTTGCGGTTGGCAATGTGATTCTGCATCTTCCCCAGCGCATGGTCGATGTTGCCACTGCGGCGTTCGGTCCTGGTGAGCGTGATCCCAACGGCCCCATCGGCGTGGTTGGCGTTGGCCGTATTGCTGGCGAGATTGCGAGCTTAGATTCTGCACCGGTTGCTGATCGAGTCGCTACCTTGATCGGGCTTATCGGGTCGCTCAACGTTGCGCTTTTCGTCTTTAACCTCGTGCCGCTCATGCCTCTCGACGGAGGTCATGTTCTCGGCGCGCTGTATGAAGGCGTTCGGCGTTTCTTTGCGAAGCTATTCGGTAAGCCCGATCCAGGCCCGGTGGATACCGCCAAGGTAATCCCGTTGACGCTTGTTGTCGTGGTTCTTCTCGGCGCGATGACGTTGCTTTTGGTCTACGCCGACATCGTCAAACCGATCTCGTTCTTCTAA
- the dxr gene encoding 1-deoxy-D-xylulose-5-phosphate reductoisomerase has product MRKIILLGSTGSIGTQTLDVVEANRDRFEVVGLAAGSNRQLVEEQAERFGVKHIAFGAEQAAQLVRDVSADVVVNGITGSVGLGPTLAALDSGAVLALANKESLIVGGDLVMSRARPGQIVPVDSEHSAIAQALRSGEHSEVRRLVLTASGGPFRGRTRDSLRNVTPQEALAHPTWDMGLVVTTNSSTLVNKGLEVIEAHLLFDIPYDQIAVTVHPQSIVHSMVEFVDGSTIAQASPPDMRLPISLGLDWPHRVAGVGAPLDWTTVSTWNFEPLDSEVFPAVDMAKAVGAAGVTFPAVFNAANEQAVHAFHAGAIGYLDILDVVDQVVQSHEATELTLEALIEAEAWARREADLVVVARR; this is encoded by the coding sequence ATGCGCAAGATAATTTTACTGGGTTCCACTGGCTCGATCGGTACGCAAACCCTCGATGTTGTTGAGGCAAATCGTGACCGTTTCGAGGTAGTGGGGCTCGCGGCTGGGTCAAATAGACAGCTCGTTGAAGAACAGGCGGAGCGCTTCGGTGTGAAGCACATCGCCTTCGGTGCTGAGCAAGCAGCGCAGTTGGTGCGGGATGTTTCTGCCGACGTTGTTGTCAACGGCATCACAGGGTCGGTAGGGCTCGGTCCTACGCTCGCAGCCCTTGATTCAGGAGCAGTGTTGGCTTTAGCCAACAAGGAAAGCCTGATCGTTGGCGGCGATTTAGTGATGTCGCGAGCTAGGCCAGGGCAGATCGTGCCGGTTGATTCTGAGCACTCGGCGATCGCGCAAGCGTTGCGCTCTGGCGAACATTCCGAAGTGCGTCGACTCGTGTTGACGGCATCCGGCGGCCCGTTTCGCGGTCGCACTCGGGACTCGCTTCGTAATGTGACTCCCCAAGAGGCTTTGGCGCATCCGACCTGGGATATGGGGCTGGTGGTCACTACCAACTCGTCAACCTTGGTCAATAAGGGCCTTGAGGTGATTGAGGCGCATTTGCTGTTCGATATTCCCTATGACCAGATTGCTGTCACGGTGCATCCGCAATCTATCGTCCATTCAATGGTCGAATTTGTCGATGGGTCGACGATCGCGCAGGCAAGTCCGCCCGATATGCGTCTTCCTATCTCGCTCGGTCTTGACTGGCCACACCGAGTGGCTGGCGTCGGCGCTCCGCTGGATTGGACCACCGTCAGCACCTGGAATTTCGAGCCGCTCGATAGTGAGGTTTTTCCTGCCGTCGACATGGCCAAAGCCGTGGGTGCCGCTGGTGTGACGTTCCCGGCCGTATTCAATGCGGCAAACGAGCAAGCGGTGCATGCGTTCCACGCTGGTGCGATTGGCTACCTTGATATTTTGGATGTCGTCGACCAGGTGGTGCAGAGCCACGAAGCGACTGAATTGACCCTTGAGGCGCTGATCGAGGCCGAAGCTTGGGCTCGCCGTGAAGCAGATTTGGTCGTAGTAGCGCGTCGTTGA
- a CDS encoding FKBP-type peptidyl-prolyl cis-trans isomerase, with the protein MRKAIPFFLSLGVVASLAACTPADSTMADNSGDCSVTASGAASEAIDVSGDFGAKPEVTIDFPTEVTTTERSLVIEGDGDVVAEAGAVANVNFAMYSGATGEEVTPSVYDPENIAPIVVDEAQTIPGIVKLIQCATAGTRVVGVLPLAESFTEEARTQFGLTADEDVVFVIDVVSVDPPADPALPRADGEDQPAVDGLPTVELAEDGTPTITIPSTDPPSTLEIAVLKQGDGATIEENSEVVVHYVGMNWTTGEVFDESWSTGAPRQFNTGGVVTGFKAALEGQQVGSQILAVLPPSEGYGEAGSEGANISGTDTIVFVVDILGVG; encoded by the coding sequence GTGCGTAAAGCGATTCCGTTCTTCCTGTCCCTCGGTGTGGTTGCCTCTCTGGCGGCATGCACCCCCGCCGACTCGACGATGGCTGACAATTCAGGTGATTGCTCGGTCACAGCATCTGGTGCAGCGTCGGAAGCGATCGACGTGAGCGGCGACTTTGGCGCGAAGCCAGAGGTAACAATCGATTTCCCTACTGAGGTCACTACGACAGAACGCTCGCTCGTGATTGAGGGTGACGGCGACGTTGTTGCGGAAGCGGGTGCTGTCGCCAATGTGAATTTCGCCATGTACAGCGGAGCAACGGGAGAGGAAGTCACCCCGAGCGTCTATGACCCCGAAAACATTGCTCCGATCGTTGTGGATGAGGCTCAAACCATTCCTGGCATTGTCAAGCTGATTCAGTGCGCAACAGCGGGCACTCGTGTTGTCGGCGTTTTGCCCCTCGCCGAGTCGTTCACCGAGGAAGCACGTACACAGTTCGGTTTGACCGCCGATGAAGACGTTGTCTTTGTTATCGACGTCGTGTCTGTCGATCCTCCTGCTGACCCAGCGCTTCCCCGCGCTGATGGCGAAGACCAGCCCGCAGTTGATGGTCTTCCCACTGTGGAACTAGCGGAAGACGGCACTCCGACTATCACGATTCCGTCGACAGATCCACCCTCCACGCTCGAGATCGCTGTGCTCAAGCAGGGTGATGGCGCAACAATTGAAGAAAATTCCGAAGTTGTTGTTCACTACGTGGGAATGAACTGGACGACAGGTGAAGTCTTCGACGAGAGCTGGAGCACTGGAGCTCCGAGACAGTTCAACACTGGCGGCGTTGTCACAGGTTTTAAGGCAGCACTCGAAGGCCAACAGGTTGGCTCGCAGATCCTCGCGGTTCTGCCGCCAAGTGAAGGCTACGGCGAGGCCGGTAGCGAGGGTGCGAACATCAGCGGCACTGACACCATCGTGTTCGTTGTTGACATTCTGGGTGTCGGCTAG